A stretch of [Clostridium] innocuum DNA encodes these proteins:
- a CDS encoding superoxide dismutase codes for MNEHYPFVLPPLPYRYYALEPYLEEQTIRIHHDTLFQGYVDRLNAALQKYPRFQRWNLERLIVDNDRLPVEIRTTVYNNAGGVYNHDAYFAAMTPKYRRPSNYMRNVLEESFGSFENFKEQMLNAGLRVFGSGWVWLVQDRGTKLRIVTTKNQDTPLPQGLVPLLPLDVWEHSYFLQYYSERAAYIKNWFALIDWSYVEKRYLNEHS; via the coding sequence ATGAATGAACACTATCCTTTTGTATTGCCACCGCTTCCGTATCGGTATTATGCACTGGAGCCGTATCTGGAGGAACAGACCATCCGCATTCATCACGATACACTTTTTCAGGGATATGTTGACAGATTAAATGCAGCTCTCCAGAAATATCCACGCTTTCAACGCTGGAATCTGGAACGGCTGATCGTAGACAATGATCGTCTGCCTGTGGAAATACGAACTACGGTATATAATAATGCAGGCGGTGTATATAACCATGATGCCTACTTTGCAGCCATGACGCCCAAGTATCGCCGGCCGAGTAACTATATGCGTAATGTTCTGGAGGAATCTTTTGGCTCTTTTGAAAATTTCAAGGAACAAATGCTGAATGCAGGACTGCGTGTGTTTGGTTCCGGCTGGGTATGGCTGGTACAAGATCGCGGTACTAAACTGCGTATCGTTACAACAAAGAATCAGGATACGCCGCTGCCACAGGGACTTGTACCACTGCTACCGCTGGATGTCTGGGAGCATTCCTACTTTCTGCAATATTACAGTGAACGCGCTGCCTATATCAAAAACTGGTTCGCGCTGATTGATTGGAGCTATGTGGAAAAACGTTATTTAAATGAGCATTCATAA